One genomic window of Columba livia isolate bColLiv1 breed racing homer chromosome 9, bColLiv1.pat.W.v2, whole genome shotgun sequence includes the following:
- the LOC102086565 gene encoding claudin-15 isoform X2: MTAALEIVGFLLCFGGLAIIGATLPNDYWKVSSIHGSVITTSTLYENLWKSCAEDSTGVSNCREFDSMLALPVHIQACRALMIASILLGFIASVLTLLGLKCTNIGLSDEDGKMKFTVTGGFLFILGGLCSMVAISWYAAMITAQFFDPLYAGTKYELGQALYLGWAGSVLYMLGGILLTCSCKGRKKQDYSTSKYAYSAGRAAHQQHIYTKDSETIISNKEYV, translated from the exons ATGACTGCTGCGTTGGAAAtagttggttttcttttgtgttttggtgggttGGCAATTATTGGAGCCACTTTGCCGAATGATTACTGGAAAGTCTCTAGTATACATGGTAGTGTGATCACGACGTCTACGTTGTATGAAAACCTGTGGAAGAGCTGTGCAGAAGACAGCACTGGAGTGTCCAACTGCAGAGAATTTGACTCTATGCTTGCGCTGCCTG TTCATATTCAGGCATGCCGTGCCTTGATGATTGCTTCCATCCTTCTGGGATTCATAGCTTCAGTACTCACGCTGCTTGGTTTGAAGTGCACAAACATTGGGTTGAGCGATGAAGATGGAAAAATGAAGTTTACTGTCACGGGAGGATTTCTGTTTATCTTAGGAG GTCTCTGCTCCATGGTGGCTATTTCTTGGTATGCTGCGATGATTACTGCTCAGTTTTTTGACCCATTATATGCTGGAACCAA GTATGAACTAGGACAGGCTCTGTACTTAGGCTGGGCTGGATCTGTTCTTTATATGCTTGGTGGGATCTTACTGACCTGTTCAtgcaaagggaggaaaaaacaggACTACAG TACAAGCAAATACGCATATTCAGCAGGCCGGGCAGCTCATCAGCAGCACATTTACACCAAAGACTCTGAGACGATCATAAGCAACAAGGAGTACGTCTGA